A region of the Sphaerodactylus townsendi isolate TG3544 linkage group LG15, MPM_Stown_v2.3, whole genome shotgun sequence genome:
GACAAGCCATTTTTATTCCTCATGAAGTGATGTGCACAGCCTCAGATTTTTTTGGGATCTAAATTCATTTTGAAGCATAAGCTGtctcctcagtttccaggtgttctacggGTAGTGAACGTATAACGTTGGGCTCACTGCTGTTGGATACATTTTGTGGCGCGTAAGGAGATTgcggagatcactgaggctggattaacataTTAAAAAAGTAAGAAGGTTTATTATTTACAGGGTTGGCTTCAAAGGAGCAAACCGGCAGCCCAGGTCTTCAGGTAGACGTCGGAACCTGGCTGAAGCACAATAATTCAAACTGGTTGTGACTTCAAAAAGATTTCTCTGCAGTGCTTTTGTAACTTCtatcttgtgggttctgtggggcagcacttggaatgagtttgcaacaacaaattttaaaaacaaaatggtttactttcttaacatataacatcaaacatcaacatttaacatcacacttcaagggcctgtttaggttgcattttcaagtccttatatttacagtctactgatactgccaagtccaattcttctttgcaagtgggttggctcctgaagactccaagggcttgatgaacaggattcaacatgatgaaggtttccagaagaactctgcacccattgcaaacacaaaagaaacccttaacaaagGTGTTATAGTTTAATAGAACTCgtgtttctccagatgaactaTAATTCCTATCGCACACcagccatgctgataggggctgatgggaattctgtagttcctgaacatctggagagccaaacaGGTTCCCACCCCTGGCTTATGTACCAGAGAGTAgggaacctggggctctccagatgttcaggaactacagattcccatcagcctctgtcagcatggccaattggcccatgctgatgAGGCTGATGGGGAGTATGGACCTGAGCACATCAGGAAAAACACCTGAGTACCtcacaaatcaaggtccgagtctggtagccttgtctcctccaaactacacgagctctgcagcctcttgctgctttgggtctccaccccttactgggtcaacccattctgagcatgggggttacactttcagACATGAAGAGaattttattgactagccacgaGGTTGGGTCCTCTTTCACATGCAGAATTCCACCCAAACCTACCAGCCtgcccctttccccagagtcagccTAAATGGGGCAAGGTCTACTCAGCACCAGAGACAGACCTCACAATGGAGCACCCTCTTCTCTCCCAGATGTAGCGCTCGACCCCCCCCCATCCTCTACCAGTGGCTGGGACTGGGGGGTTTGGCCAAATTCAaagcgtatctgccagagggacatgttgggtcacatgtccccgggcaccactcttttgatcacgtggggggcgcaaaatggcCTCCCACACCCCTCTGGTGGAAGCCGCAGGGAGAATCGCACTGCCTGCCCTCTTGGGCATAGGATGAACCcctggtctggtctggtctgggcATCTAGGCCTCCTTCCCATGAGCTTCGCAGCGGGGAGGGGAGGCGGCGGGTGGTGGGTGGGCTGGGTGCCCTGGCGCAGCAGGCGGTGCAAGAGCAGGATCGCCACTGCTTTCACCCTCTCATATTTCTTCATCTCCAAGCTTCCCTTATTCAGGCAAGGGGGAAATtcgtggggctgggtgggggggttgcGGGGGAGATGGGTTGCCCCCAGCACCATTTATTGCCGGTACGCCTCAGTAAGCCCTCTTAGTTTTAGCAGTGGGTATATTGCATTAGCTCCTCAAGATCATAATTAACAGTTTATTTCCTTGTTAAACTTTCTTTCTAGGATGTTCAGTTTCACACTCCTCGCGTTCCTCTGCTGTGCCTTCTCTCTCAGTGCAGGTAAAACCCAGTAGTTGGTCAATATTCTTCTTCCTGTTGTATTTTTTAGAATTATAAACAGATCACAATTGACAAAAACGACAATATCCTGAAATATCCTGCATCTTATTTTAGGGGCGATTGTGAAACGCTATGCTTCCCATTCTGGCGAATATGGGGGGACGTTAGGAACCCGTTTCTCACACTCCGTAAACCAACTGGATGGACCTATAACTGCCATTAAGATTCGAGTCTATTCCTCATACATTACGGGGTAAGTTAATGAATTAACGTTTGGGGGCTAGACATTCAACAAGGTCCCTCCAAACAGACTGATTGAATTAACAGTAACATTTTCCTCAGTGGTATAAGATCTAGGGCAGCATGTATAAAATCTGCTTTCCTTGAAGAAGACGGAAAGTCTGAAATATtcaaacagaagggaaaagaagagatgCTGTAGTTAACcttatgagcagaggtgggatccagcaggttctcaccagttcccgagagtgggttactaattatttgtgtgtgccgagagggggttactaattgggtctgcttttccattagaaattccattaggtccacaaatcataaagtcctgttgtttcctacgtggctggttagcgaaggtagaaaacaggacaattctccctgttgggctgttttaaaaacatgttttagaaatatggtgaagttccttgtttaaggaaagtatccttcttttgatttctagaaacaaaattaagtatttgaaaatattatttgacaggcaatcaattagaggagaagtagttgtttctgttggcagtagacgatcggacttgctataatgagtttaaattatggacagaaagataccagctggaaattaggaacttttttttacagtaatagttttttacagtaacagagaaattattaatgtcccgcccccgaaatgcccggccacgcccccgtcgtgccccgctcagccccattggcgctacgccactgtttgaatcccaccaccatgggaacctgttactaaaatttttggattccaccactgcttatgaGTACTAGTACTACTACTGCTAATAATAATTTCATCTATAGGCcatctttctcattgagactcactgaatctcactgagactcaagggcggcatccagcaggggctgatgggaattgtagtccatgaacatctgaagtgctagagttggacacccctgctttaagatAGCGGATAGTGGAAGGACATGGGCAGCAGAAGAGAACTGCAGACTTAACTTTCCCCTTCTTCTAGCCTCCAGGTCCGTTATGGGAGAGACTGGAGTGATTATGTAGGTGGCACAGCGGGAGAATTGCATCACATTGTCCTGCATCCAGGCGAGGGCATTGACCATGTCTCCGGGATGGCTGACTCCTACCTCCGCAAACTTGAATTTCATACCAGCCTTCGTCGTCACTTTTCTTTTGGGGTTGCTGCGGGCACTGCTTTTAGTGGGATTCCACtcttcccaaattctgccctcagttaCCTTAGTGGCCGCGCTGATTCCTCCTATGTGTATGCCATCAGTTTCCACTGGCTCATGAGACGTACTCAAGGAAATCAGTTACAAGCAAAAACAAACTGATGGATAGGGAGGGGACACTGAAAAGTCTGTCTTTTCAGACATCTGTTTGCAGCTTATCTCCTCTTCATTGAGTTCTTCCCTCTTTCGATAACCTTGATGCTGAAGATTTTTTCCTGTCTATTTCCACTTTCATCAGTTTAAGTAGTACTAATCTTTCTTCCAACTGTTTACCTCTTCTCACATCTTCCACCCGCCTGGACACATCTTCTCTTTCCTCTCCGACCACCTTTCCAGTGTTTATTGTCCTTCCAAATTTCCCACCCTGCCTTTTTTCAATCGATttcgatttcaaatacctttaatggcatataaatagtttaacattgcgagataataacagcctttacaacttctggcgagttaaaataacaccatttaaaaatttagccaccgcttccaacagcttgtagttgtggcggtttaaaagatatataaccttctgtttatctgtaatgccttcacttccatgcaggaaggggattatgtgcttcttcctatctgtctcataaaagggacaattcaacagcatatgagatactgtttccacagaacccatgccacaccggcatttcctttctttatgtggaattccaaggtggtgtccaaggctaaaggcagaaggcagggcattacatcTAGCTAatgtgattgctctacgccaccgggcctcaaccaggagataaaggtaccgggttTTTTCAATCAGTTTAGCCAGGTGACTAACCATCTTCCTAAATGTTGGCCTACACCTTCACTGCTTTGTGCTTTCTTTCCAGTCAAATGAAGAACTTTGCTGGCAATGGGTGCCCAACAATAAAACGCACATTTGAAAATATTGTACTCTTGATTCATTGCTCAGTATGATGTTCTAGGAGTCATGAGCTCCCACTACAGTTGAACATTGCTTTTGGGGTTAAAAAGCATGATTAGAACATTGCAGTGGACTGATCGATGAAACTACGAGCTAGAGATTTCCCTTTCAAACTGTAGTGTAGGATCTTAACGGGAGGAGTTTTCCGGAGTGTCTAGCCAGGGTTCCCTAACCGATTTAAGCATCACTGCATTTGTTGGAATTTGCATGTGTCTGCCACACAATCCAGctactaaagggttaactgtgtgtatgcAAAGCAGTTGTGGAGGTCACAGTTTTATGACCTGGtctgttagaagaagagaagagttttggatttatatcccccctttctctcctgcaggaggctcaaaggggctgacaatctccttgcccttcccccctcacaacaaacaccctgtgaggtgggtggggctgagagagctctgaagaactgtgactagcccaaggtcacccagctggcgtgtgtgggagtgcacaggctaatctgaattccccagataagcctccacagctcaggcggcagagctgggaatcaaacccggttcctccagattagatacacgagctcttaatctcctacaccactgctgctccttagtcaGTTAGTCAGTTATTGGTCAGCAGATGCCATTGCCTACATGCTAGAAGTCACACAGATCAAAGGTTATAAAGTTACCTGACTTTTTTTTGTTCCAGATGCACACCACTTGCTACCAGACACGAACAAGCCCCGAGGCGTGCTAGTTAGATAGAGGCAAAATGTAGTCTTAACTGTTTACTTTGTTAGCTTAGCGTTTCTTGTTTTTCACCCATGTAACCTTCCCTTGTTTTATGCTAGTAAACTTTCTTTAGAGGAACAAACTCAGATTCTCTGCATATCTTTCTTTTTGCCACTGCGCATCTCTGCTACCTGCTCAAGTATATTTCTGAATATATATTGTTCAGAAAATCCCAATAGTACTCCTGGCAAGGGGCTGGGggaaagccacaaaatggctgccagaggaggcagaaccaaccacaaaaCGTTTAGAGTACAGTtatgtatccagaggtgggatccagcaggttctgaccagttcccgagagttggttactaattatttgtgtgtgccgagagggggttactaattgggtccgcttttccgttagaaatcccattaggtccacaaatcataaagtcctgttgtttcctacgtggctggttagcgaaggtagaaaacaggataattataagaacataagaacataagaacaagccagctggatcagaccaaagtccatctagtccagctctctgctactcgcagtggcccaccaggtgcctttgggagctcacatgtaggatgtgatcgcaatggccttctgcggctgttgctcacctggtctgttaaggcatttgcaatctcagatcaaagaggatcaagattggtagccataaatcgacttctcctccataaatctgtccaagccccttttaaagctatccaggttagtggccatcaccacctcactgtaaggcagcatattccaaacaccaatcacacgttgcgtgaagaagtgtttccttttattagtcctaattcttccccccagcattttcaatgaatgccccctggttctagtaagtattgttgagaaagagagaaaaatttctctccatgctgcaacattttttctaccctaagtatgcataattttatagacttcaatcatatcccccctcagcgcctcctctccaaactaaagagtcccaaaagcgctgcagcctctccctccacataggggaaggtgctccagtccctcaatcatccttttgttgcccttctctgcacttctttttctatctcctcaatatcctttttgagatgcggcgaccagaactggacacagtactccaagtgcggtcgcaccactgctttatataagggcatgacaatctttgcagttttattatcaattccttttctaatgatccccagcatggagtttgcctttttcacaggatagagtttgcctttttcaattCTCCCtgatgggctgttttaaaaacatgttttagaaatatggtaaagttccttgtttgaggaaagtatccttcttttgattcctagaaacaaaattaagtatttgaaagtattaagtatttgacaggcagtcaattagaggagaagtagttgtttctgttggcaggagacgataggacttgctataatgagtataaattatggacagaaagataccagctggaaattaggaacttttttttttacagtaagagttttttacagtaacagagaaattattaatgccccgcccccggaatgcctggccaagcccccgtcgtgccccgcccagccccattggcgcgacgccactgtttgaatcccaccaccatgggaacctgttactaaaatttttggatcccaccactgtatgtatcATTGTAATAGCTCAACAGTTCAGGAAAAAGGCACACATCAACACACTCCCTATGCTTCCAGCAACCCCAGTCCATTCTGGGTTAAAGTACTTTCATCGGTTTCAGAAAATCTTGCCAGTATTTATCAATGAATGGTGTATACTCTCTCCCATGTGGAGTGCTGCCAAAAccctcaaaaaaaccctgcaaaagaGCTGTTGTTTCAGTTTTAACAGTTAATTCGTCCACGATAGAATGAATAACTGAGTTAACATGCTAATAGGGCTCTCCGTCTCTAGTTTCACTCCGGTTCTGCAAACTGGAATAATGCAAGCCAGGAAGGGAAAAATTAGCAGGAGTCCCCCTGGCACTTTGAAGATTGACAAGATGGTAATTCCGGCATAAGCTTTCGTGGACTTGGCCCCGTGCTATAAATACATTCTCACTTGTCATTCATTTTATGTAAGAGGTCTGGGCGATATGAGAAAAAACATACAGGAGGGTCAAAAGAACGCCAAAATGCCTGAAGCGTGGAGTGAAATGTAATTACGTCAAATTCCGATCTAATCAAAGAGACCTGAATATGAATCTAATCAGGAAACGGCTTCTCTCCTAAGACCTGGGGAAgataatgcaattttttttaatcgaaaaaaaaataaattaggaAGCAGTAGTCAAGTAAGGAAACATTACAGTCCAggaaacagtccaggtgctcgggagcagcagcagcagaaggccattgctttcacctcctgcaggtgagctcccaaaggcacctggtgggccactgcgagtagcagaatgctggactagatggactctggtctgatccagcaggctagttcttatgttcttatgtacagtcAAATGGGAGAGGGCTAAATGCATAAAGGCGTGAAACAACCAGTGTGAGGTTTTTGTTCATGCTCAGTAATTGATGCTGGTATGCATTTTAGCCTCTCTTCAGCAATTTGGACCAATCAAGCAAAACCCAAATCACTCAGCTGACAAAACATGTGTAAAGAGGGTTACAAGCTAATCCCCCATCGCCCTGGTGGGCCGTTTGTTCTGATTTATGTgtcaattatttttaaatctttactgagagaactgtgagatgAGTGATTTGACTGGCGTTCAAAATGGACCGGCTGTAAAGTTGCGCGCTCTGAAAAAGAGGCCTTTCCAGGAAGATTAAAAAAGGGGTTTCCATCATAAAAGCTGGCTCTTTTAATGCTGCCTGTTAGAAGTAGGTTCTCCCCACAATCCCGCCTCCCATCGTTCTTGTTCCTTCCAgccttctgagagccagcgtggtgtagtggtcaagagcaggtggattctaatctggaggaccgggtttgattccccactcctccccctgagtggcagaggtttatctggtgaaccagatgtgtttctgcactcctgcattcctgctgggtgaccttgggctagtcacagttctctctgatctctctcagccccacctgcctcacaaggtgtctgttgcgaggagaggaagggaaaggagcttgtaagccaccttgagtctccttacagaagagaaaggggggaatataaacccaaactcatcctcgtcctcgtccttcttcttcttcttcttcttcttcttcttcttcttcttcttctgggaccctcgtatcttcgagaccgcatcaccccatatgttcccacacagCCTCTTTgttcggtagaggccaatttactggtggtccccggcccctcgatgatgtggctggcctccacacgggccaggacctttacagctctggccccggcctggtggaacgctctcccaccagctgttcgggccctgagggacctcggtgagttccgcaggacctgcaagacggagctgttccgccgggtctttggagagaccagccgctgatggtgccccccccttctctggcccttacatctgggcctataacatctatcaagacctgccgttcctccctggggggaagaatttgatattaggcaccgggcgccacccatGCTTATATTTatcttacattttaaatgttaatgtttagtcagttttcgctgcttttataagttttagcctatttatgatgttttaaaattgtatccattatatgctgtacaccgcccagagcccttcggggacggggcggtatagaagtctaaagtatgtatgtatgtatgtatgtatgtatgtatgtatgtatgtatgtatgtatgtataaataaataaataaataaataaataaataaattcttcttcttcttcttcttcttcttcttcttcttcttcttcttcttcttcttcttctgtcctgtCTTTCACTTCAGCACCCAATTCTTCTGCATCCTGGGTGGGGGGGTTAGTGGGAGGCAGAGTCATTTCACCTTTTATGAGACTGGTCGTTCAAGGTCCCTGTTGGGCCACCCTGTAAATAGTGCCTCACAAAGAGCCGAATATGACATGTCCACAATAGTTGCCCACAAGTGACTCTTTGGGTTCTGCACACTTTGTGCCAGGCGTATTCACACCATTACATATCGTAGTAGCCCTGGTCTTTTGTAATAAAAATACCTCTAAGTTTAAAACAAAGCCGTCAGTCAAATAAGCCAAATTGTGAAAATTGTGAAAACTGGAGGAGTTAGGTAGAAATTGTTTGGGGATTCTCCCAAAGGGATGGTGGTGTTCAGTTTCATGGATCATATTAGTAGCAGTGTTTCTAGCCAAGAAACCACGAGATTAATAGCCACTGTCATAACAACTGAGGAAATGAGCATGTACGTCATTTGTCACAAGATTATGGGTGATCATTATGCCCTCAGAGGGACTGTTTGCGGGACACTGGAGATGTTTATCAGTGGTTCCGACCCTCTTTGGTCCGTGACTACCTCTTGAAATGTCATTTTGATTAAAAAGGGCCATTGTCCTCATTAGCAGCTACCTATGCAATCAAACTTCCCAATAAGGAATAAATCCGAACAATTAAGTACTGCCCCTAAAAATGCATAAAGCATTCTTTTCCTTGAAAGGCATGAATCTAGCATACTCGTCTTGCATAGAAGCCATGTGCCCGAAGAGATAAAAGATCTGAGTTGTGTAGTtgtttgtagtgggttttccgggctgtgtggccgtggtctgatggatcttgttcctaacgtttcgcctatgTAACcctcatgctcagaatgggttgacccagtaaggggtggagactcaaagcagcaagaggctgcagcagacctcatgtagttggagaagacaaggctaccagactcggaccttggttgtataagcccttaacaccttgttaaggtaactacaatgttgttgggaactactgggaaggtagttgtttattttttgctatgttgtaaatgttggagtttattgtttcagggtttcttttgtggttgtaatgggtgagagttctcctggaaaccttcatcatgttgaatcctgttcatcaagcccttggagtcgtcaggagccaacctacttgcaaagaagaattggacttggcagtatcagtaggctgtaaatataaggact
Encoded here:
- the LOC125444952 gene encoding zymogen granule membrane protein 16-like, which encodes MFSFTLLAFLCCAFSLSAGAIVKRYASHSGEYGGTLGTRFSHSVNQLDGPITAIKIRVYSSYITGLQVRYGRDWSDYVGGTAGELHHIVLHPGEGIDHVSGMADSYLRKLEFHTSLRRHFSFGVAAGTAFSGIPLFPNSALSYLSGRADSSYVYAISFHWLMRRTQGNQLQAKTN